Proteins encoded in a region of the Marmota flaviventris isolate mMarFla1 chromosome 3, mMarFla1.hap1, whole genome shotgun sequence genome:
- the Zfp42 gene encoding zinc finger protein 42 homolog, translating to MESHSRSWADNDKDPSCELSPLAIGEDDFQDCYIECLLRGEFSESILGEDSLFKSLDCLEKGLDEDLPKQIFEADSLLESSLEYVKKGTTPELPQQTSEENSRLGCSEYGTGKKPPPTERPCTSDIADPKQLTGFARKKRGKNTRQRKPNNKSSPRSHIPVPGPKDHVCAECGRTFSESSKLKRHFLVHTGEKPYQCTFEGCGKRFSLDFNLRTHLCIHTGEKRFACTFPGCDKRFVQSNNLKVHFLTHLKTKQNK from the coding sequence ATGGAATCCCATAGCAGGTCATGGGCTGACAATGACAAAGACCCTAGCTGTGAGCTCAGCCCTCTGGCTATTGGAGAGGATGATTTCCAGGACTGTTACATAGAATGCCTACTCAGAGGGGAGTTTTCTGAATCTATCCTGGGAGAAGATTCACTTTTTAAGTCCTTGGACTGCCTGGAGAAAGGATTAGATGAAGACCTTCCCAAGCAGATTTTTGAAGCAGACTCCCTTCTTGAATCTTCTTTGGAATATGTGAAAAAGGGGACAACACCAGAGCTTCCTCAGCAGACCAGTGAAGAGAATTCACGACTTGGGTGTTCTGAATACGGGACAGGCAAAAAGCCTCCTCCCACAGAGAGACCCTGCACCAGCGACATAGCAGATCCGAAACAGCTCACAGGATTTGCTAGAAAGAAGCGAGGAAAAAATACACGCCAAAGAAAGCCGAATAACAAATCTTCCCCGAGAAGTCACATCCCTGTTCCTGGTCCCAAAGATCACGTGTGTGCAGAATGTGGGAGAACATTCTCAGAGAGCTCAAAACTAAAAAGGCATTTTCTggttcatactggagagaagccctatcaGTGCACCTTTGAAGGGTGCGGAAAGCGCTTTTCTCTGGACTTCAATTTACGAACGCATCTGTGCatccacactggggagaaacGTTTTGCGTGTACCTTTCCAGGCTGTGACAAGAGGTTTGTTCAGTCAAATAACCTGAAAGTGCATTTCTTAACTCATTTGAAGACAAAGCAGAATAAATGA